GATCCGAATCTTTATTATTGTTTACAGTTTCAGTAATTTTCAGTCAGAAACATTAGTTTCCATCATCAGATCGATTAGCTTTGTCCGAATCTCTTCTAGTTTCATCTGATTAGAGTTTTACTTTTCGTTATAACAGTGatctttcaacatgtcttcgATGCCACTACAACGTGGCATCTCAGGAGGAGTACGAGTTTCCGACAGCGCTGACGATCTACGAGACTCTCAAATGAAAGACAAAACAGACTTGATCAGAGGCCGTTCTACAACAGACAGCAGCAGCTTAACCTTACGGTTTCCTTTCGCTTTCCTCTTCACCAACAATACTCAATCCCCTTCCAAAACCGGCGACAACGGCAGTGATCCGAGGAGCAGGCACAGATTGGTTCTCCTCTTTCTCAAGATCAGTTTGGTTCTCATCGTTGTTCTCGCCTTAGCCGGTTCCTTCTGGTGGACGCTTTCGATCTCGGCGTCACCGAGAGGTGGTCATGTGTATCATAACTACAGGAGGTTGCAGGAGCAGCTCGTTTCGGATTTATTGGATATTGGGGAGATCTCTATTGGTCCCAGCAGGTGGAAAGAGTTGGAGTATTGTGATGTAGAAGCTGAGAACTATGTTCCTTGCTTTAATGTCTCTGAGAGTCTTGAGATGGGTTACACCAACGGTGATGAAAACGATCGGTTTTGTGGGTCTGGTTCGAAACAGGAGTGTTTGGTTTTGCCGCCTGTGGATTATAAGGTTCCTCTTAGGTGGCCGACGGGTAAAGATGTTATCTGGTTTCGTAATGTTAAGATTACTGCTAATGAAGTCTTGACTTCTGGTAGTATCAACAAGAGGTGATGATGATGCATTGCTGATATAGTTGATTTGATTGGTTTAATTGCTAAAGCtttgggttttgtttttttacaggatgatgatgatggatgaTGATCAGATATCTTTTCGTTCTGCGTCTCCTATGTTTGATGAGGTTGAAGATTATTCCCATCAGATTGCTCAAATGATTGGGATTAAGAATGATAACTTCATTGAAGCTGGTGTAAGTCAACATACTCTCATCTTTTATTATCCCTCTCAGCTCAGATTCTTATATGGTATTTTTATTCTTGGTTTTGTTTCAGGTGAGAACTATATTGGATATTGGATGTGGTTATGGTAGCTTTGGGGCACATCTACTCTCAAAACAGCTTTTAACCATGTGCATAGCAAACTATGAAGCGTCAGGTAGCCAAGTCCAGCTAACACTTGAGAGGGGCTTACCTGCGATGATTGCTTCTTTTGTATCAAAGCAATTGCCATATCCTTCTCTTTCCTTTGATATGTTGCATTGCTCAACGTGTGGTATTGATTGGGACCAGAAAGGTAACACTTCAGAATGATTTTGATTCCCATTTTCCTTGGAGGACCTGGCCTTGATGTAAGTTTGAATTCCTCTGTGTACAGATGGGCTTCTCCTTGTAGAAGTCGATAGAGTTCTGAAGCCAGGAGGCTATTTTGTGTGGACATCGCCCCTCACAAATGCTCGTAACAAAGAGGATCTTAAAAGATGGAACTTTGTTCATGATTTTGCTGAAAGCATCTGTTGGACTCTTTTGTCTCAGCAAGACAAGACAGTTGTCTGGAAAAAGACAATCAAAACCAAATGTTACAGTGCACGGTCAGTGAAACACACACCATCCCTTATATGAACTACATATTTATCAAGTCTTCTTACATTAAGATGTTGTATAAACAGGAAGCCTGGGGTTGGTCCTTCTGTGTGTTCCAAAGGACACGACGTCGAGTCTCCTTATTACAGACCGCTTCAGATGTGTCTTGGTGGAACACGTAGCCGTAGGTGGATTCCCATTGAAGGCAGGACAAGATGGCCTAGCCGGTCTAACATGAACAAGACTGAACTTTCACTCTATGGTTAGTctctcttaatattttaattattttatgttttgttgaGAACCTCTCCCTCATACAGTAGAaacttttataaactaatattcgataaattaataaacactataaattacctcttccaaaatatttgagACACTAGTGGAAGGAGTTCTCAAGTTTTGAGATACTCTCTCAACATTTAaccattattttctattttatattttgttgagAACCCCTTCCTCATCCTTGCAATGGAAGTTCTCTTAATTACAGTTGCCTTAAGAGTTCATATTTTTCTGTAGCTTGTGTGGTTCTTATTTTGATTCCTGGGGGTGGTTTGATTATAGGTCTTCACCAGGAGGTGGTTGGAGAAGATGCTGAGAACTGGAAAGTAAATGTAAGAGAATACTGGTCACTCTTGTCTCCTCTGATATTCTCTGATCACCCCAAGAGACCCGGCGACGAAGACCCGTCACCCCCTTACAACATGCTAAGAAACGTTTTGGACATGAATGCTCAATACGGTGGCCTCAACTCCGCCTTGTTGGAAGCAAAGAAATCAGTATGGGTCATGAATGTTGTCCCTACAGCTGGACCAAACCACCTCCCAATGATCCTTGACCGTGGCTTTGTCGGAGTTTTGCACGACTGGTGAGAGTCTACTGTTAGATTCTCATTAACACTACGGAATCAGTTTCTCAGCGTTGTTTTTGTAATAACTTTCAGGTGTGAAGCATTCCCGTCTTATCCGAGAACATACGATCTTGTCCACGCAGACAATCTTTTGACTCTTCAGACAAGCAAGCTCCGGAGCTCATGCTCGTTTATGCAAATATTCACAGAGATTGATAGATTACTTCGTCCAGAGGTACACACATTTCTTTACTCTCAAAAG
This Brassica napus cultivar Da-Ae chromosome C6, Da-Ae, whole genome shotgun sequence DNA region includes the following protein-coding sequences:
- the LOC106381019 gene encoding probable pectin methyltransferase QUA2, producing MSSMPLQRGISGGVRVSDSADDLRDSQMKDKTDLIRGRSTTDSSSLTLRFPFAFLFTNNTQSPSKTGDNGSDPRSRHRLVLLFLKISLVLIVVLALAGSFWWTLSISASPRGGHVYHNYRRLQEQLVSDLLDIGEISIGPSRWKELEYCDVEAENYVPCFNVSESLEMGYTNGDENDRFCGSGSKQECLVLPPVDYKVPLRWPTGKDVIWFRNVKITANEVLTSGSINKRMMMMDDDQISFRSASPMFDEVEDYSHQIAQMIGIKNDNFIEAGVRTILDIGCGYGSFGAHLLSKQLLTMCIANYEASGSQVQLTLERGLPAMIASFVSKQLPYPSLSFDMLHCSTCGIDWDQKDGLLLVEVDRVLKPGGYFVWTSPLTNARNKEDLKRWNFVHDFAESICWTLLSQQDKTVVWKKTIKTKCYSARKPGVGPSVCSKGHDVESPYYRPLQMCLGGTRSRRWIPIEGRTRWPSRSNMNKTELSLYGLHQEVVGEDAENWKVNVREYWSLLSPLIFSDHPKRPGDEDPSPPYNMLRNVLDMNAQYGGLNSALLEAKKSVWVMNVVPTAGPNHLPMILDRGFVGVLHDWCEAFPSYPRTYDLVHADNLLTLQTSKLRSSCSFMQIFTEIDRLLRPEGWVIIRDTAQLVEAARALTTQLKWEARVIEVESSSEQRLLVCQKPITKRQSI